The Chlamydia sp. BM-2023 genome contains the following window.
ATTCTCAGATAACCTTCGTACGATTGTTCGAGCATGCTCAACATAATTAACAGCTTGCCCTAGAACGAAGAACTCAACATCTAAGAGCTCTTTTTCTTCTTCAGATTGTTTTGCCATAGGATGTCCAGAAAGAGTATTGAGGATTTTATAAAAGTAATATAATTTGCTTGATTATGGAAATAATCAGGTAAAATGAAACATTTATATCACGAGGTTATGTGTGCGTAAAGATAATTCACTGCACAAGAGCTTAGATGCAATGCTAGAAAACAAAGTCAGTCAGAATAACCTATCGCATCAAGAATCTATTACCATCAGAAACGAACGTGTTTGGAAAGAACTAAGTAATATTCCTCTTTCAGAAGCAGTCCTTCTATGGACATCGTCTTTAAACAATCACACGGCTCGATCCTATCAGGGGTCTATTCTTGCTTTAGATAAAATTGGTTTGATTTCGTTAAAAATCTCTCTGCAGGAATTTGCTTTGTTAAACCATAATATCGTTTTAGATTCCATCAAACAGATTCCACAGACACTAGCTACATGGTCGGAAGGGACAAAACAGGTCCGTGCCGCTTGCTACATATCTCTGACTAAATTTTTAAACCGAGCAACATCAGGAATAATTTCCATAGCACAACCGTCTCAACAAGAGTCCAACAAGACATTCTATAAAATCAGAGACCTCGTTAAAACAAATGCTATGAATAAACATGAACGAATCATGTTTATGGAGGCTCTAGAGAAAATTAACCATAGAGATTGGCTAATAGCGCAAACTCTATTGCAGGGAGCAAAGCGTGTCACAGAAGCTCTGTCTATAACAACTGATCAAATCTCCTTCGAACATGGAACTATCTCATTCTCTCAAATAAAAAATAGGGGGACATCAAAAACAACTATTATAACCTACCCTCAGAGATTCATGAAATTAATCAAAGAGTATATAGGGAATAGGTCTGGATTGGTTTTTGTAACAAAAACAGGAAACAATGTGGGGTTAAAACAACTTGCGGGAACATTCGCTAAAGCTGGGCTACAAGCAAATATACCTTTTAAAATAACTCCTCACGTACTCAGAGCTACTGCAGTAACGGAATATAAAAGAATGGGTTGTTCTGATTCAGATATTATGAAAGTAACAGGTCATTCCTCATCAAAAATGATTTATGCTTATGACAAGTCATTGAGATCCGAAAACGCCTCGAAAAAGGTTTCCCTAATTTAATCATCAAGTAGAAATCAACGATTTCTACTTCTACTAAAACAAAACTTTTGGGATTTCACATTCTGTATAATTAAAATTATATTAAAATATTAAAGGTAGTTGAGATGTCAGGTTGTCTGCTAAACCGGTATCATATGCTGCTAGCATTTGAGTTGAGGATAAACAAGAAACTCGCATGATTTCCTCATCCGCAAATCCCA
Protein-coding sequences here:
- a CDS encoding site-specific integrase gives rise to the protein MLENKVSQNNLSHQESITIRNERVWKELSNIPLSEAVLLWTSSLNNHTARSYQGSILALDKIGLISLKISLQEFALLNHNIVLDSIKQIPQTLATWSEGTKQVRAACYISLTKFLNRATSGIISIAQPSQQESNKTFYKIRDLVKTNAMNKHERIMFMEALEKINHRDWLIAQTLLQGAKRVTEALSITTDQISFEHGTISFSQIKNRGTSKTTIITYPQRFMKLIKEYIGNRSGLVFVTKTGNNVGLKQLAGTFAKAGLQANIPFKITPHVLRATAVTEYKRMGCSDSDIMKVTGHSSSKMIYAYDKSLRSENASKKVSLI